A window of Lacibacter sediminis contains these coding sequences:
- a CDS encoding PAS domain S-box protein, with protein sequence MNSIALIPESFELSQQLYYVLVKPDGYYAGGNPHFFSRFGLNEEKITTIHSYETIHPDDHVAYTAAIKACSKEPGKIVPVDLRKSESKGSYISTRWELSCIEGNNAEDYYIQCIGLDMVQVADGNEHVSVTSEVTSKERMLEQLLSNSVDVFFLTDEQNNVIYCSPNVTKVMGYEPAELIGENGFSYVHPDDLELAINTFKQEFEQPDQNRSVDIRFRKKDGSWLWTEAKGKSLFHNPHIGAMLINLNDISLRKQWEETLRESENRYKSFFDHLPLPLFVISNDHKTILDINQFAVERYGYTKEEFLAISLCKIFDKPVKCEHLYDLYKSGQPVEHRTKSGEILLVTIARHEIVHSNLNGYLLQISDITESYRTNRENELGFDISEILIQPNPLNENLKLALNKLRSFTGWELAEIWVPGFDAVYLHNQVSDFDATDPDLVAFSKTTGDHVYLLSDYASNDITISKKPFWIEDIAASEFEFKRKDAAIRVGFQSALAVPVMSESNLVCCLFFLNRQQKKINRNDINLISIQSKLFGAEITKRKNNLMLDQFFLISRDILTIAGIDGRYKRVNPAFEAFSGYTAEEATEIHPLSYVHDYDKPAVLEKLNELSCGVVIPYFENRIVTKTGQTKWIAWTATPLLSEGIIIASHRDITAQKEAAEALKISNERYEFIKNAANEAIWDYDLLTKTIIRSNSYKVLFGYDTDNEHSNLHFWESKLHPEDKERVMRELHAFLSQTYTRLWHCEYRFQKSDGTYAFVADKGYLITDKDQLPIRLVGTMQDVTEQREFAEKLKISNERYELVTKATNEAIWDLDLEQNNMTWSEGYRILFGHGFEDADQGLDFWESNIHYDERIMVIDSFNSFLQQHTTPHWECEYRFRRKDGSYANVLDKGYMIFNNKGKPVRIVGAMRDITERKKLEKELMLKERSRQFQIAQAAVFAQEKERAEIGKELHDNIGQLLTTTKLYLEMMKLKQADPTELIDRGTKHINTIITEVRNLSRSLVPSSINDLGLIASVNDLIESFRALGSFDIRFFATNTIEERIDNTIKLTIYRILQEQLNNIVRHAEAKNVMVEMFQEDNKVYLFIADDGSGFDLQTVKRGQGLMNIKSRAELQEGSVEILTNPGHGCKLVIQIPINILKTT encoded by the coding sequence ATGAATAGTATCGCCCTTATACCCGAATCCTTCGAACTTAGCCAGCAACTTTACTATGTGCTGGTGAAGCCTGATGGGTATTATGCTGGAGGAAATCCTCACTTTTTCAGCCGGTTTGGATTGAACGAAGAGAAAATTACGACCATTCATTCGTATGAAACTATTCATCCGGATGATCATGTTGCTTATACAGCAGCTATAAAGGCTTGTTCGAAAGAACCCGGAAAAATAGTTCCTGTTGATTTGCGAAAATCAGAATCAAAGGGCAGCTATATTTCAACAAGATGGGAGCTTTCCTGCATTGAAGGCAATAATGCAGAAGATTATTATATACAATGTATTGGCCTTGATATGGTACAAGTTGCTGATGGTAATGAGCATGTTTCTGTTACGAGTGAAGTAACCAGTAAAGAAAGAATGCTTGAGCAGTTGTTATCTAACAGTGTTGATGTGTTTTTTCTTACAGACGAACAGAATAATGTAATTTATTGCTCACCGAACGTAACAAAAGTAATGGGTTACGAGCCGGCCGAACTGATTGGAGAGAATGGGTTTTCTTACGTGCATCCGGATGATCTTGAACTCGCCATAAACACATTTAAACAGGAGTTTGAACAACCTGATCAGAACCGTTCTGTCGACATTCGTTTCCGTAAAAAAGATGGCAGTTGGTTATGGACAGAAGCAAAAGGGAAAAGCCTCTTTCATAATCCGCATATTGGTGCCATGCTCATTAACCTCAATGATATTTCATTGCGAAAACAATGGGAAGAAACGCTGAGGGAAAGTGAGAACAGGTATAAATCTTTTTTTGATCATTTACCCCTTCCTCTGTTTGTGATCAGTAATGATCATAAAACAATACTTGATATAAACCAATTTGCGGTTGAGCGTTATGGTTACACAAAAGAGGAATTTTTGGCGATCAGCTTATGTAAGATCTTTGATAAACCGGTTAAATGCGAGCATTTGTATGACCTTTATAAAAGTGGTCAACCAGTTGAACACCGCACAAAAAGCGGAGAAATATTACTGGTAACAATTGCCCGACATGAGATCGTTCATTCAAATTTGAACGGGTATCTGTTACAGATCAGTGATATCACAGAATCGTACCGCACCAACCGTGAAAATGAATTGGGCTTTGATATTTCGGAGATCCTTATCCAACCCAATCCATTAAATGAAAATCTGAAACTTGCTTTAAATAAGTTAAGGTCGTTTACAGGTTGGGAGCTTGCAGAAATATGGGTACCCGGCTTCGATGCTGTTTACCTGCACAATCAGGTGTCTGATTTTGACGCCACAGATCCTGACTTAGTCGCTTTTTCTAAAACAACGGGTGACCATGTTTACCTGTTGAGTGATTATGCTTCAAACGATATAACCATTTCAAAGAAGCCTTTTTGGATCGAGGACATTGCAGCAAGTGAATTTGAATTTAAACGGAAGGATGCTGCTATCAGGGTTGGTTTTCAATCAGCATTGGCAGTGCCTGTCATGAGTGAAAGCAATCTTGTTTGTTGTTTATTCTTCTTAAACAGGCAGCAGAAGAAAATTAACCGCAATGATATAAATCTCATCAGCATACAAAGCAAATTGTTTGGTGCCGAAATAACCAAGCGTAAGAACAATTTGATGCTTGATCAGTTTTTTCTCATCAGCAGAGATATTCTTACAATTGCGGGTATTGATGGCCGATATAAACGTGTAAACCCTGCCTTTGAAGCCTTTAGTGGTTACACGGCAGAAGAAGCAACTGAAATTCATCCACTGAGCTATGTGCATGATTATGATAAACCGGCTGTGCTTGAAAAATTAAATGAGTTAAGCTGCGGTGTTGTGATCCCTTATTTTGAAAACCGAATTGTTACAAAAACGGGCCAAACAAAATGGATTGCATGGACTGCCACACCATTGTTGAGCGAAGGAATCATCATAGCATCGCACCGTGACATTACTGCACAAAAGGAAGCAGCAGAAGCTCTTAAGATCAGTAATGAACGTTACGAGTTTATCAAGAACGCAGCAAACGAAGCCATCTGGGATTATGATCTGCTTACAAAAACTATTATTCGCAGTAACAGTTATAAAGTGTTGTTTGGCTACGATACAGATAATGAACATTCAAACCTTCATTTCTGGGAATCGAAACTGCATCCGGAAGATAAGGAACGTGTGATGCGTGAATTACATGCATTCTTAAGCCAGACATACACACGCCTATGGCATTGTGAATATCGTTTTCAAAAAAGTGATGGTACCTATGCATTTGTAGCAGACAAAGGTTATCTGATCACAGACAAAGACCAACTGCCGATCAGGCTGGTTGGTACCATGCAGGACGTTACAGAGCAAAGAGAATTTGCAGAAAAACTCAAGATCAGTAATGAGCGCTATGAGTTGGTAACAAAAGCAACCAATGAAGCTATTTGGGATCTTGATCTTGAACAAAATAATATGACCTGGAGTGAAGGTTATCGCATACTGTTTGGTCATGGTTTTGAAGATGCCGATCAGGGATTGGATTTCTGGGAAAGCAATATTCATTATGATGAACGGATAATGGTGATCGATAGTTTTAATTCGTTTCTGCAACAACATACAACACCGCATTGGGAATGCGAGTATCGTTTTCGTCGTAAAGATGGATCGTATGCCAATGTGCTCGACAAAGGTTACATGATCTTTAACAACAAAGGGAAGCCGGTGCGTATTGTTGGTGCCATGCGTGATATAACAGAGCGTAAAAAACTCGAAAAAGAATTGATGCTGAAAGAACGCAGCCGTCAGTTTCAGATAGCCCAGGCAGCAGTTTTTGCTCAGGAAAAAGAAAGAGCAGAGATAGGCAAGGAGTTGCATGATAATATTGGCCAGCTGTTAACTACAACAAAGTTGTATTTAGAGATGATGAAGTTGAAACAAGCCGATCCAACTGAATTGATCGATCGTGGAACGAAGCATATCAATACCATTATCACCGAAGTAAGAAACCTTTCACGTTCATTGGTTCCTTCAAGCATCAATGATCTTGGTTTAATAGCTTCAGTAAACGATTTAATAGAAAGCTTCCGTGCGTTGGGCAGTTTCGACATTCGTTTTTTTGCAACCAATACCATTGAAGAGCGGATCGACAATACAATCAAACTAACCATCTACCGCATTTTACAGGAGCAACTGAACAACATTGTTCGTCATGCAGAAGCAAAGAACGTGATGGTGGAAATGTTCCAGGAAGACAACAAGGTTTATCTCTTTATTGCGGATGATGGTAGTGGGTTCGACTTGCAAACAGTAAAAAGGGGCCAGGGCCTCATGAATATAAAAAGCCGTGCTGAGTTACAGGAAGGATCAGTGGAGATCCTTACAAATCCCGGACATGGTTGCAAATTAGTTATTCAAATTCCTATTAATATTTTAAAAACTACATGA
- a CDS encoding amidohydrolase family protein, translating to MRRSVLFAWLLLFTTVARAQETFPVNGVADPRSGLYAFTNATIVKDAATTISNATLVIKDGRIVSVGTNVSVPADAVVIDCKGKYIYPSFIDAYADYGMPTPQRTQGGFNFNAPAQITSNQKGAYGWNQAIRTDVQGVRIFTGDNVKGKALRDNGFGSVLAHQRDGIARGTGVFVSLADAKDNKAILKEKASAHYSFSKGTSTQSYPASIMGSISLLRQTYLDAQWYKNNPLAEGVNLSLRFWNEHQNLPQIFEANDKWAVVRADKIGDEFGVQYIIKAGGNEYQRINEMAGTKATFILPLNYPTAMDIEDPHDARFVSLSDMKHWEMAPANAAMFEKAGINFCLTTSDLRDARQFLTNLRKAMEYGLSEAKALEALTKIPANILGVYDMVGSIDAGKVANFLITSGPIFSEKTVIYQNWVQGEKYAVKEEMWNEIKGIYNLTVNTPGGAKNYTLDVKNSSTATVIGKDTLTGRFTFDGKQVKLNFPEAKGSRNNIRLSGIANDNLWSGVGDDANGNRFTWTAAYSKETVTKADTTRPKMAPKLGAVPYPFNGYGFTEMPKQETILIKNATVWTNEKEGVLQNADVLIKGGKITAVGKNLSDAGAKVIDGTGKHVTAGIIDEHSHIAAASINEGGQSVTSEVRITDNLNPEDINIYRQLSGGVTSSHILHGSANTIGGQTQLIKLRWGANDEGLKFQNWPGFIKFALGENVKRSGSQQNNRFPDSRMGVSQVLIDAFTRAKDYEAGWKKYDEEKKKNAKAVAPRRDLELDALVEIMNKKRFITCHSYVQSEITDMIRVADRFGFTLNTFTHILEGFKVADKMKEHGAAASTFSDWWNYKMEVLDAIPQNATIMQKVGVNVAINSDDAEMARHLNHEAAKSVKYGGMSEEDALKMVTLNPAKMLHVDDKVGSIKVGKDADVVVWSDHPLSIYAKAEKTIVDGIVYYDREKDKQLRLDIAKERARLMAKMIGEKRMGGPTVPFSPSMEIMHTCTDHYHNHGLLVIDADDVDQNSNQ from the coding sequence ATGAGAAGATCAGTCCTTTTCGCCTGGCTGTTACTGTTTACCACAGTAGCCAGGGCACAGGAAACGTTTCCTGTAAATGGCGTAGCCGACCCCCGCAGCGGCCTTTATGCATTTACCAATGCAACCATAGTAAAAGATGCAGCCACTACCATCAGCAATGCCACTTTAGTGATCAAAGACGGACGTATTGTGTCCGTTGGCACTAATGTAAGCGTACCTGCCGATGCCGTGGTGATCGATTGTAAAGGGAAATACATTTACCCTTCCTTTATTGATGCCTATGCCGATTATGGTATGCCAACTCCTCAGCGTACGCAAGGCGGGTTCAACTTTAATGCACCAGCTCAAATCACTTCTAACCAAAAAGGAGCTTATGGCTGGAACCAAGCCATCCGCACCGATGTGCAGGGTGTACGCATTTTCACCGGCGATAATGTAAAAGGAAAAGCTTTACGTGATAATGGCTTTGGCTCTGTACTTGCACACCAACGTGATGGTATTGCCAGAGGCACAGGTGTTTTTGTATCCTTAGCTGATGCGAAAGACAACAAAGCGATCCTGAAAGAAAAAGCTTCTGCTCATTATTCTTTCAGTAAGGGAACATCTACTCAATCTTATCCCGCTTCGATCATGGGTTCTATTTCCTTGTTGCGTCAAACTTATTTAGATGCACAGTGGTATAAGAATAACCCATTAGCTGAAGGTGTGAACCTTTCGCTGCGTTTTTGGAATGAACATCAGAACCTGCCGCAGATATTTGAAGCCAATGATAAATGGGCCGTTGTTCGTGCCGATAAAATTGGTGATGAGTTTGGCGTGCAGTATATCATAAAAGCCGGTGGTAACGAATACCAACGCATTAATGAAATGGCTGGCACAAAAGCAACATTCATTCTGCCACTTAATTATCCCACTGCAATGGATATTGAAGATCCACATGATGCACGTTTTGTTTCGTTGAGTGATATGAAGCATTGGGAAATGGCTCCGGCAAATGCAGCAATGTTTGAAAAAGCAGGTATCAACTTTTGCTTAACTACATCTGATCTGCGTGATGCACGCCAGTTCTTAACCAATCTTCGCAAAGCAATGGAATATGGTTTAAGCGAAGCCAAAGCATTAGAAGCGCTAACAAAAATTCCTGCAAACATTTTAGGTGTGTATGATATGGTGGGTAGTATTGATGCCGGTAAAGTTGCCAACTTCCTGATTACATCAGGCCCTATCTTCTCCGAAAAAACAGTGATCTATCAAAACTGGGTGCAAGGTGAAAAATATGCAGTGAAAGAAGAAATGTGGAATGAGATAAAAGGCATCTACAATTTAACCGTTAACACACCTGGTGGAGCAAAGAATTATACGCTTGATGTTAAGAACAGCAGCACTGCAACAGTTATTGGAAAAGATACACTAACCGGCCGTTTTACGTTTGATGGCAAACAGGTGAAACTGAATTTCCCTGAAGCAAAAGGCAGCCGCAACAATATCCGTTTAAGTGGTATTGCAAACGATAATCTCTGGAGCGGTGTTGGTGATGATGCTAATGGCAACCGATTTACCTGGACAGCTGCTTACAGCAAAGAAACAGTTACAAAAGCTGATACAACCCGACCAAAAATGGCACCTAAACTTGGTGCTGTTCCCTACCCGTTCAATGGTTATGGTTTTACAGAAATGCCAAAGCAGGAAACCATTTTGATCAAGAACGCAACTGTATGGACCAACGAGAAAGAAGGTGTTTTACAAAACGCAGATGTATTGATCAAAGGAGGAAAAATTACAGCGGTAGGTAAAAATCTCAGCGATGCAGGTGCGAAAGTAATTGATGGAACAGGCAAACATGTTACTGCAGGTATCATTGATGAACACTCGCATATTGCAGCAGCTTCAATTAATGAAGGTGGACAAAGTGTAACATCGGAAGTGCGTATTACTGACAACCTTAATCCTGAAGATATCAATATCTATCGCCAGTTGAGTGGTGGTGTTACATCATCACATATTCTGCATGGTTCGGCTAATACCATTGGCGGACAAACACAACTCATTAAACTCCGTTGGGGTGCAAATGATGAAGGTTTGAAATTCCAGAACTGGCCAGGCTTTATCAAGTTTGCATTGGGTGAAAACGTAAAACGTTCAGGCTCGCAACAAAACAATCGTTTCCCCGATTCACGTATGGGTGTAAGCCAGGTGTTGATCGATGCGTTTACACGTGCAAAAGATTACGAAGCAGGCTGGAAGAAGTATGATGAAGAGAAGAAGAAAAACGCTAAAGCGGTTGCGCCACGTCGTGATCTTGAATTGGATGCATTGGTTGAGATCATGAACAAAAAACGCTTTATCACTTGTCACTCTTATGTGCAAAGTGAGATCACGGATATGATCCGTGTAGCTGATCGTTTTGGTTTTACACTCAACACCTTTACACATATTCTTGAAGGTTTTAAAGTAGCAGATAAAATGAAAGAACACGGAGCTGCTGCATCTACCTTCAGCGATTGGTGGAACTATAAAATGGAAGTGCTCGATGCTATTCCACAGAATGCTACCATCATGCAAAAAGTGGGTGTAAATGTTGCCATTAATTCTGATGATGCAGAAATGGCCCGTCACTTAAATCATGAAGCAGCAAAGAGTGTAAAGTATGGCGGCATGAGTGAAGAAGATGCCTTGAAGATGGTTACACTTAATCCTGCCAAGATGTTGCATGTTGATGACAAGGTTGGCAGCATTAAAGTTGGTAAAGATGCTGACGTTGTTGTATGGAGCGATCATCCGCTGAGCATTTATGCAAAAGCTGAAAAAACAATTGTAGATGGTATTGTTTATTATGATCGTGAAAAAGACAAACAACTACGTTTGGATATTGCCAAAGAACGTGCAAGACTGATGGCGAAAATGATCGGCGAAAAAAGAATGGGTGGACCAACAGTTCCATTCAGCCCAAGCATGGAAATCATGCACACTTGCACTGATCATTATCACAATCATGGTTTACTGGTAATTGATGCAGACGATGTTGATCAAAACAGCAACCAATAA
- a CDS encoding amidohydrolase family protein — MKKLIFSIQLLFVSILAVAQETVYPAKAQSETITLTNATIHVGNGTVITNGSITFENGKIKAVGQSVTAAGKVIDAKGKHIYPGLILSASQLGLAEISSVRATIDHTELGLYNSNIRSIVAYNTDSKVIATLRSNGILFANVVPQGGTISGTSSVVQLDAWNWEDATYKADGQMHMNMPNLLPRPSRFAAFLGQTEQRSTADQVKEALGRIEEIKGFFREAKAYHKEPTHAKTNLKFEATKALFEKKQKLFVHCDIVKEMLVAIDFAKEFGFDVVIVGGSESWQIADLLKQNNIAVILAERHALPTSPDDDVDLPYKSATYLQDAGVLFAINDTDGSTRGRNLPFNAGTAAGYGITKEQALSSITLNAAKILGIDKITGSLEVGKDANIVVSEGDILDMRSSIITHAFIQGRQVSLDDKHKQLNERYKYKYGIK; from the coding sequence ATGAAGAAATTAATATTCAGTATACAACTTTTGTTCGTAAGCATTCTTGCAGTTGCGCAGGAAACAGTTTACCCCGCAAAAGCACAATCAGAAACGATCACCCTTACAAATGCTACTATTCATGTGGGTAACGGAACGGTGATCACAAATGGATCGATCACATTTGAGAATGGGAAGATCAAAGCTGTTGGTCAATCTGTAACCGCAGCCGGTAAAGTGATTGATGCGAAAGGCAAGCATATTTACCCGGGTCTTATTTTGTCTGCGTCACAATTAGGTTTAGCAGAAATAAGCAGTGTAAGAGCAACCATTGACCATACAGAACTTGGTTTATACAACTCAAATATCCGTTCAATTGTTGCTTACAATACCGATTCAAAAGTGATCGCTACACTTCGCAGCAACGGTATTTTATTTGCGAATGTTGTACCACAAGGCGGCACCATCAGCGGCACTTCATCTGTTGTGCAGTTAGATGCGTGGAATTGGGAGGACGCTACTTACAAAGCCGATGGACAAATGCACATGAACATGCCAAATTTGTTACCACGCCCAAGTCGTTTTGCTGCATTTCTTGGTCAAACAGAACAAAGAAGCACTGCTGACCAGGTGAAAGAAGCGCTGGGTCGCATAGAAGAGATCAAAGGATTTTTCCGTGAAGCAAAAGCATATCACAAAGAACCAACACATGCAAAAACCAATTTAAAGTTTGAAGCAACCAAAGCTTTGTTTGAAAAAAAGCAAAAGTTGTTTGTGCATTGTGATATCGTGAAAGAAATGCTGGTGGCAATTGATTTTGCAAAAGAGTTTGGGTTTGATGTAGTGATCGTTGGTGGAAGCGAAAGCTGGCAAATTGCAGACTTGCTGAAGCAGAACAATATTGCAGTGATCCTTGCTGAGCGTCATGCATTACCTACCTCACCTGATGATGATGTTGATCTTCCTTACAAATCAGCCACCTATTTGCAGGATGCGGGTGTGCTCTTTGCCATCAACGATACAGATGGTTCAACACGTGGTCGTAACCTGCCTTTCAATGCAGGCACTGCTGCCGGTTATGGTATTACGAAAGAGCAGGCATTAAGTTCTATTACACTAAATGCAGCCAAAATTCTGGGTATCGACAAGATTACCGGCTCGCTTGAAGTGGGCAAAGATGCCAATATTGTGGTGAGTGAAGGTGATATTCTGGATATGAGATCAAGCATTATTACCCATGCGTTTATCCAGGGCCGTCAGGTAAGCCTTGATGACAAGCACAAACAGCTGAATGAGCGTTATAAATACAAATACGGCATCAAATAA
- a CDS encoding SixA phosphatase family protein, translated as MKSLLLIRHAKSSWDNPTQNDFDRPLNARGLKDAPMMAQRLLERKIKIDAFISSPAVRAKQTCSLFMQTFKVDETIMQLQSQLYLAAPDVLMQTITGIPASISSAAIFSHNDGITEFANTLTNTSVDNMPTCSVFAVKADIDNWKDFAKAKKEFWFFDYPKQQL; from the coding sequence ATGAAATCGCTCTTACTCATACGCCACGCAAAAAGCAGTTGGGACAATCCCACGCAAAACGATTTTGACCGGCCATTAAATGCAAGAGGCTTGAAAGATGCACCTATGATGGCGCAACGCCTCCTTGAGCGAAAAATAAAGATTGATGCATTCATCAGCAGCCCTGCAGTACGGGCAAAACAAACCTGCTCTCTTTTCATGCAAACGTTTAAGGTTGATGAAACAATTATGCAGCTTCAATCGCAACTCTACCTTGCAGCACCTGATGTGTTGATGCAAACTATAACAGGTATACCTGCTTCAATTTCATCAGCTGCTATCTTCTCGCATAACGATGGCATTACAGAATTTGCCAACACGCTCACGAATACCAGCGTTGATAATATGCCTACCTGTTCTGTTTTTGCAGTGAAGGCAGATATTGATAACTGGAAAGATTTTGCAAAAGCAAAGAAAGAGTTCTGGTTTTTTGATTATCCAAAACAGCAACTCTGA
- a CDS encoding amidophosphoribosyltransferase, which produces MSDEIKHECGLAFIRLRKPFSHYQKQYGSVLYGLNKLYLLMEKQHNRGQDGAGIAAVKLDVEPGYPFLHRLRSSANQPIADLFFKVGQEIAELEKYQPDIKQHAGLMKGHLPFLGELMLGHLRYGTQGKNNVEFCHPFIKRNTNPARNLALAGNFNLVNTDELFGLVNIDPGEFQKQSDLAAMMEVVHHFLVKEDELNPNNPSLCNVLKKATPLFDGGYTIGAMTGNGASFVMRDAHGIRPAYYYVDNEVIVAASERAAIRTTFNVGENEVLELMPGQALIVEPNGQYHIEQILEPKERRACSFERIYFSRGSDEKIYRERITLGHKLSKRILEHIDYDLKNTIFSYIPNTAEVAFYGLVKGMEEYLNQIKVQRIMSWGKDFDEEKLNEMITRKIRQEKIAIKDVKLRTFITEDSSRNEMVQHVYDITYGTVQKGVDTLVVIDDSIVRGTTLKESIVRMLGRLGPKKIIVVSSAPQIRYPDCYGIDMSKLGDFVAFRAAIELLKEKGMTDVIDEAHTTIKEMQRNNQLHTENVVRRLYKPFTTEEISDKIAQLITPAGFTTPVQVIYQNIEDLHASCPTNTGDWYFTGNYPTPGGNRVCNKALLNYLDGKNVRGY; this is translated from the coding sequence ATGAGCGACGAAATAAAACACGAATGCGGCTTGGCCTTCATTCGTTTACGCAAACCCTTCTCTCATTACCAGAAACAATATGGCTCGGTGCTGTATGGCCTTAATAAGCTGTACCTGCTCATGGAAAAACAACACAACCGTGGACAGGATGGTGCCGGTATTGCTGCTGTTAAATTGGATGTAGAACCGGGTTATCCTTTTCTCCATCGGTTACGTAGCAGTGCCAATCAGCCCATAGCTGATCTGTTTTTTAAAGTGGGTCAGGAGATAGCTGAATTGGAAAAATATCAACCCGATATTAAGCAACACGCCGGGCTAATGAAGGGTCACCTTCCGTTTCTTGGTGAGTTGATGTTGGGCCACTTACGTTACGGTACACAGGGTAAAAACAATGTAGAGTTTTGCCATCCATTCATCAAACGCAATACAAACCCTGCCCGCAACCTTGCACTTGCAGGAAATTTTAACCTGGTAAATACAGATGAGCTTTTCGGCTTAGTGAATATTGATCCGGGTGAGTTTCAAAAACAAAGTGATCTGGCGGCAATGATGGAAGTAGTGCATCATTTTCTGGTAAAAGAAGATGAACTCAATCCTAACAATCCATCTTTATGCAATGTGTTGAAAAAAGCAACACCGTTGTTTGATGGTGGTTATACCATTGGTGCAATGACAGGTAATGGTGCAAGTTTTGTGATGCGTGATGCCCATGGTATTCGTCCTGCTTATTATTATGTAGATAACGAAGTGATTGTTGCAGCTAGTGAGCGTGCAGCAATCCGTACAACATTTAATGTTGGTGAAAATGAAGTGCTGGAATTAATGCCGGGGCAAGCGTTGATCGTTGAGCCGAACGGGCAATACCATATTGAACAGATACTCGAACCGAAAGAACGCAGGGCTTGTTCATTTGAGCGTATCTATTTCAGCCGAGGCAGTGATGAAAAGATTTATCGTGAACGTATCACACTTGGTCATAAACTCAGCAAGCGTATTCTTGAGCATATTGATTATGATTTGAAGAATACCATTTTCTCTTATATACCCAATACTGCTGAAGTCGCTTTTTATGGTTTGGTGAAAGGGATGGAAGAATATCTCAACCAGATCAAAGTGCAGCGTATCATGAGTTGGGGTAAAGATTTTGATGAAGAGAAGCTGAATGAAATGATCACACGTAAGATCAGGCAGGAAAAAATTGCGATCAAAGATGTGAAGCTGCGTACGTTTATTACAGAAGACAGCAGCCGTAATGAAATGGTGCAACATGTGTATGATATTACGTATGGTACTGTACAGAAAGGTGTTGATACATTGGTGGTGATCGATGACTCAATCGTACGTGGTACAACGTTGAAAGAAAGTATTGTACGTATGTTGGGTCGTCTTGGTCCAAAGAAGATCATCGTTGTATCAAGTGCACCGCAAATTCGCTATCCTGATTGTTATGGTATTGACATGAGTAAGCTCGGCGATTTTGTAGCTTTCCGTGCAGCGATTGAGTTACTGAAAGAGAAAGGAATGACGGATGTTATTGATGAAGCTCATACCACCATTAAGGAAATGCAACGCAATAATCAATTGCATACGGAGAATGTGGTTCGCCGGTTATATAAACCATTTACAACAGAAGAGATCAGCGATAAAATTGCACAACTCATCACACCAGCCGGATTTACAACTCCTGTACAGGTGATCTATCAGAACATTGAGGATCTGCATGCAAGTTGTCCTACCAACACAGGCGATTGGTATTTTACAGGTAATTATCCAACGCCGGGAGGTAACAGGGTATGTAACAAAGCGTTGCTCAATTATCTTGATGGAAAGAATGTACGTGGCTATTAA
- a CDS encoding pirin family protein, giving the protein MQHILFKGSERGVKDIGWLKSNFTFSFSSYYNPSKNGFGLLKVFNDDFVEAGKGFGIHPHQNMEIISIMLNGKMNHKDSMGYADIVEKDWVQIMSAGSGLRHEEYNVGSDEVNFLQIWIEPKLQNINPRYQRRHFPKDKRKNKLVTVVSNEEGQQHCWINQNAKLSLGWFEAEKSVTYQFNPVNKGIFVFLMEGEAEVNGINIVKRDAAGFWETDQLSLKFIKETELIIIESPINH; this is encoded by the coding sequence ATGCAACACATTTTATTCAAAGGTTCGGAAAGAGGAGTGAAAGATATTGGCTGGTTGAAAAGCAATTTCACTTTTTCATTTTCATCGTACTATAATCCATCAAAAAACGGATTTGGTTTGTTGAAAGTGTTCAATGATGATTTTGTAGAAGCAGGTAAAGGCTTTGGAATACATCCTCATCAGAATATGGAGATCATCAGCATCATGCTGAACGGAAAGATGAATCACAAGGATAGTATGGGTTATGCCGATATAGTGGAAAAAGACTGGGTGCAGATCATGAGTGCGGGCAGCGGATTGCGACATGAAGAATACAACGTGGGAAGCGATGAAGTAAATTTTCTGCAGATATGGATTGAACCCAAACTGCAGAATATCAATCCCCGTTATCAGCGAAGGCATTTTCCAAAAGATAAACGAAAGAATAAATTGGTAACCGTGGTGAGCAATGAGGAAGGACAACAGCATTGCTGGATCAATCAGAATGCGAAACTCAGTCTCGGTTGGTTTGAAGCAGAGAAGTCGGTTACTTATCAGTTCAATCCTGTTAATAAAGGTATTTTTGTATTTCTGATGGAAGGCGAAGCCGAAGTAAACGGTATCAACATTGTCAAAAGGGATGCAGCCGGGTTTTGGGAAACCGACCAGCTGAGCCTTAAATTTATAAAAGAAACAGAGTTGATCATTATTGAATCACCAATCAATCATTAA